A stretch of the Halorussus salinus genome encodes the following:
- a CDS encoding pyridoxal phosphate-dependent aminotransferase: MHFSDRIQRVEPSATLAISNLASELEAEGADVVDLSVGEPDFPTPENVVSAGKDAMDAGHTGYTSSNGIPELKAAIAEKLRSDGLDHEAENVVVTPGAKQALYEVVQTLVDDGDEVVLLDPAWVSYEAMVKLAGGDLNRVDLAPHDFQLEPALDELGDAISDETELLVVNSPNNPTGAVYSDDALAGVADLAVEHDVTVVSDEIYQEITYGPEPTSLGTFEGMADRTVTVNGFSKAYSMTGWRLGYYAGPEELVSQSGKLHSHSVSCATNFVQHAGVEALEHTDESVSEMVEAFAERREFLLDRLDAEGVAAPEPDGAFYLMMEVAEDDQTWCEQALEQAHVATVPGSAFGAPGYARISYANSKERIGEAVDRLVDADLL; encoded by the coding sequence ATGCACTTTTCAGATAGAATCCAACGAGTCGAACCGAGCGCGACGCTGGCTATCAGCAACCTCGCGTCCGAACTGGAAGCCGAGGGCGCGGACGTGGTGGACCTGAGCGTGGGCGAACCCGACTTCCCGACGCCCGAGAACGTCGTCTCCGCCGGGAAGGACGCGATGGACGCGGGCCACACGGGCTACACCTCCTCGAACGGAATCCCCGAACTCAAGGCCGCCATCGCCGAGAAGTTGCGGAGCGACGGGCTGGACCACGAGGCCGAGAACGTGGTGGTCACGCCCGGCGCGAAGCAGGCGCTCTACGAGGTCGTCCAGACCCTCGTGGACGACGGCGACGAAGTGGTCCTGCTGGACCCCGCGTGGGTCTCCTACGAGGCGATGGTCAAACTCGCGGGCGGCGACCTCAATCGCGTGGACCTCGCTCCGCACGACTTCCAACTCGAACCCGCGCTGGACGAACTCGGCGACGCCATCTCCGACGAGACCGAACTGCTGGTCGTCAACTCGCCGAACAACCCGACCGGCGCGGTCTACTCGGACGACGCGCTCGCGGGCGTCGCCGACCTCGCGGTCGAACACGACGTGACCGTCGTCAGCGACGAAATCTATCAGGAAATCACCTACGGCCCGGAGCCGACCAGCCTCGGCACCTTCGAGGGGATGGCCGACCGAACCGTCACCGTCAACGGCTTCTCGAAGGCCTACTCGATGACCGGGTGGCGACTCGGCTACTACGCCGGTCCCGAAGAACTCGTCTCCCAGTCCGGAAAGCTCCACTCTCATTCCGTGTCGTGTGCGACCAACTTCGTCCAGCACGCGGGCGTCGAAGCCCTCGAACACACCGACGAGTCGGTTTCCGAGATGGTCGAGGCGTTCGCCGAACGCCGCGAGTTCCTGCTGGACAGACTCGACGCGGAAGGCGTCGCGGCTCCCGAACCGGACGGCGCCTTCTACCTAATGATGGAGGTCGCCGAGGACGACCAGACGTGGTGCGAGCAGGCCCTCGAACAGGCCCACGTCGCCACCGTGCCGGGGAGCGCGTTCGGCGCGCCGGGCTACGCCCGCATCTCCTACGCCAACAGCAAGGAGCGAATCGGCGAAGCGGTAGACCGGCTCGTGGACGCCGACCTGTTGTGA
- the ribH gene encoding 6,7-dimethyl-8-ribityllumazine synthase: MVSLGLVVSRFNREVTDQMEEHAHEAAADRGAEVVETLRVPGAYDAPLAADRLARREEIDAVAVVGTIVTGDTDHDRVIADAAAQGLTDVSLDRDVPVTFGVSGPGMSGAEARERVDKGKEAVDAAVELAEEL; this comes from the coding sequence ATGGTTTCGCTCGGTCTCGTCGTCTCGCGGTTCAACCGCGAAGTTACCGACCAGATGGAAGAACACGCCCACGAAGCCGCCGCCGACCGCGGGGCCGAGGTGGTCGAGACCCTCCGCGTCCCCGGCGCGTACGACGCGCCGCTGGCGGCCGACCGGTTGGCCCGGCGCGAGGAGATAGACGCCGTGGCGGTGGTCGGGACGATAGTGACCGGCGACACCGACCACGACCGAGTCATCGCCGACGCCGCCGCGCAGGGGCTGACCGACGTGAGCCTCGACCGCGACGTGCCCGTCACCTTCGGCGTGAGCGGACCGGGGATGTCTGGCGCGGAGGCCCGCGAGCGCGTGGACAAAGGCAAAGAGGCGGTAGATGCGGCAGTCGAACTTGCGGAGGAACTCTAA
- a CDS encoding flippase activity-associated protein Agl23: MTADEESANVRHWARESTSAFGRTVGTRAALAVLAVTLFSLTLRFFALGSRVFHWDEGRVGYWILRYAENGIWEYHAVIHGPFVYHVNKYLFQLFGASDFVARAPVAVVSGLLPLTAWLFRERLNRVEMVTVGLFFAANPIILYYSRFMRNDVLLAAFMVYALAFYTRLFDTRKPRYLYAGTLMLALAFTTKENVLVYVVTWVGAAVLLLDHRLQLSGEDRAEALPGPLYEAVHAYRSAGENDRSPFGAFGKKLVVRLLSSRWTLHVVLGLLFFFAVVIFFYAPRSRGIAEPGLWKAFSNPGLFPAVIEEATVGSWESFVGKWGEGNQKSYIDTFRSLGAVLWKSSAALLALAGVGFLTDRYVGDKPRDVVAFAFYWGFVSIIGYPVIVENAFPWEVVHAVVPLAIPAGVGLAILVRWGSEAVTEGDAMSATLAALLVLLVAGQVAATAATTTYMHPADQYLDDGESERNALVQYGQPAEGIRPTLERVRYAATNNEGTDVLYYGSDFYVADESENDRWAAGGGWYDRLPLPWYTEMYGAEVDSTTDVQEIESNPPPVVVARAGDRQVVAQQLDGYRAFEEELTLWGSETVFFVDEEALPPEQRGESG; the protein is encoded by the coding sequence ATGACCGCAGACGAGGAGTCCGCGAACGTCCGCCACTGGGCGCGCGAGTCCACGAGTGCGTTCGGGCGAACGGTGGGCACGCGCGCCGCGCTCGCGGTGCTGGCCGTGACGCTGTTCTCACTGACGCTTCGGTTCTTCGCGCTCGGGTCGCGAGTGTTCCACTGGGACGAGGGCCGGGTCGGCTACTGGATTCTGCGCTACGCCGAGAACGGCATCTGGGAGTACCACGCTGTCATCCACGGCCCGTTCGTCTACCACGTCAACAAGTATCTCTTTCAGTTGTTCGGCGCGAGCGACTTCGTGGCGCGCGCGCCGGTCGCGGTGGTCTCCGGCCTCCTGCCGTTGACCGCGTGGCTGTTCCGCGAGCGACTCAACCGCGTCGAGATGGTGACGGTGGGTCTGTTCTTCGCGGCGAACCCCATCATCCTCTACTACTCGCGGTTCATGCGCAACGACGTTCTCCTCGCGGCGTTCATGGTGTACGCGCTCGCGTTCTACACGCGACTGTTCGACACCCGCAAGCCCCGATACCTCTACGCCGGAACGCTGATGCTCGCGCTGGCGTTCACGACCAAGGAGAACGTGCTGGTCTACGTCGTGACGTGGGTCGGCGCGGCGGTCCTGCTTCTGGACCACCGACTCCAACTCTCGGGCGAGGACAGGGCCGAGGCCCTCCCCGGACCGCTCTACGAGGCGGTGCATGCCTACCGGTCGGCCGGTGAGAACGACCGGAGTCCGTTCGGGGCTTTCGGCAAAAAGCTGGTCGTTCGCCTCCTGTCCAGCAGGTGGACGCTCCACGTCGTGCTAGGCCTCCTGTTCTTTTTCGCCGTGGTGATATTCTTCTACGCGCCGCGCTCGCGGGGTATCGCGGAACCGGGTCTCTGGAAGGCGTTCTCGAATCCGGGGCTGTTCCCCGCGGTAATCGAAGAAGCGACGGTCGGGTCGTGGGAGTCGTTCGTCGGCAAGTGGGGCGAGGGCAACCAGAAGTCGTACATCGACACGTTCCGGTCGCTCGGGGCGGTCCTCTGGAAGAGTTCGGCGGCGTTGTTGGCGCTCGCTGGAGTCGGCTTCCTGACCGACCGCTACGTCGGCGACAAGCCCCGCGACGTGGTGGCGTTCGCGTTCTACTGGGGTTTCGTCAGCATCATCGGCTACCCCGTCATCGTGGAGAACGCGTTCCCGTGGGAGGTCGTCCACGCCGTCGTCCCGCTGGCGATTCCGGCTGGGGTCGGACTGGCCATCCTCGTCCGGTGGGGGAGCGAAGCCGTCACGGAGGGCGACGCGATGAGTGCGACGCTGGCGGCGCTCCTCGTCCTGTTGGTCGCCGGGCAAGTCGCCGCGACTGCGGCCACGACGACGTACATGCACCCCGCCGACCAGTACTTGGACGACGGCGAGTCCGAGCGGAACGCGCTCGTCCAGTACGGCCAACCCGCAGAGGGCATTCGGCCGACGCTCGAACGCGTGCGCTACGCCGCGACCAACAACGAGGGAACCGACGTGCTGTACTACGGGTCGGACTTCTACGTCGCCGACGAGTCGGAGAACGACCGGTGGGCCGCTGGCGGCGGGTGGTACGACCGGTTGCCGCTCCCGTGGTACACCGAGATGTACGGCGCGGAGGTAGACAGCACGACCGACGTGCAGGAAATCGAGTCGAACCCGCCTCCGGTCGTCGTCGCCCGCGCTGGCGACCGACAGGTCGTCGCCCAGCAACTCGACGGCTATCGGGCCTTCGAGGAGGAACTCACTCTCTGGGGGAGCGAGACGGTCTTCTTCGTGGACGAGGAGGCCCTTCCACCCGAGCAACGCGGCGAGTCCGGGTGA
- a CDS encoding 5-(carboxyamino)imidazole ribonucleotide synthase, which produces MSDRETIGVVGGGQLGRMLAEAAAPLGVEVVVLDPTPDCPASPVARDQIVGEFDDEEGIDELAACADYLTYEIELADPDVLERVAKRHGVPVNPDPDTLRTIQDKLVQNRALRDAGVPVPDFRRVDDREDLLAAVEDFGYPVMLKAREGGYDGRGNVPIADESEIDAALDQIEGGAVVEEFVDFEREVSIIGVKGDGETAAFPLGENVHREEILRETVVPARTSEAVAERAREVAEDVLAMLSGRGVYGIELFETSDGEILVNEIAPRPHNSGHYTIEGALTSQFEQHARAVTGRPLGATDLRRPVVSANLLGDGDERRPADSSGDEEILAHPGASLHWYGKHEVYPLRKMGHLTVVRRDSESTDELLETARELRDEVTFE; this is translated from the coding sequence ATGAGCGACAGAGAGACGATTGGCGTCGTCGGCGGGGGACAGCTCGGTCGGATGCTGGCGGAGGCGGCCGCGCCGCTCGGCGTCGAGGTGGTCGTCTTGGACCCAACGCCCGACTGCCCGGCCTCGCCGGTCGCCCGCGACCAAATCGTCGGCGAGTTCGACGACGAGGAGGGAATCGACGAGTTGGCCGCGTGCGCCGACTACTTGACGTACGAAATCGAGTTGGCCGACCCCGACGTGCTGGAACGAGTCGCGAAGCGACACGGCGTGCCGGTCAACCCCGACCCCGACACGCTCCGGACGATTCAGGACAAGTTGGTCCAGAATCGCGCCCTGCGGGACGCCGGGGTGCCGGTGCCCGACTTCCGGCGGGTGGACGACCGCGAGGACCTGCTGGCGGCAGTCGAAGACTTCGGCTACCCTGTCATGCTCAAAGCCCGCGAGGGCGGCTACGACGGCCGGGGCAACGTCCCAATCGCCGACGAGAGCGAGATAGACGCAGCCCTCGACCAAATCGAGGGCGGCGCGGTGGTCGAGGAGTTCGTGGACTTCGAGCGCGAGGTGTCGATTATCGGCGTGAAGGGAGACGGCGAGACGGCGGCGTTCCCGCTCGGCGAGAACGTCCACCGCGAGGAGATTCTGCGCGAGACGGTCGTCCCGGCCCGCACGAGCGAGGCGGTCGCCGAGCGCGCCCGCGAGGTCGCCGAGGACGTGCTGGCGATGCTGTCGGGACGGGGCGTGTACGGCATCGAGTTGTTCGAGACCAGTGACGGCGAGATTCTGGTCAACGAAATCGCCCCGCGACCGCACAACTCCGGCCACTACACCATCGAGGGCGCGCTGACCTCCCAGTTCGAACAGCACGCCCGCGCCGTGACGGGGCGACCGCTCGGCGCGACCGACCTCCGGCGTCCCGTGGTGTCGGCGAACCTGCTGGGCGACGGCGACGAGCGCCGCCCCGCAGACTCCTCGGGCGACGAGGAGATTCTGGCCCATCCGGGCGCGAGCCTCCACTGGTACGGGAAACACGAGGTCTACCCCTTGCGGAAGATGGGCCACCTGACGGTGGTCCGGCGGGACTCCGAATCGACCGACGAACTCCTCGAAACGGCGCGCGAACTGCGCGACGAGGTGACCTTCGAATGA
- the purE gene encoding 5-(carboxyamino)imidazole ribonucleotide mutase, producing the protein MSDDELQTLIDDLRAEAERDRDPEDTPEIGIVMGSDSDLDVMAGSEEGRPGAYDALTRLGFEEVTDYDDPPEARFTFETYVVSAHRTPELMYVYAETAEERGLDVIIAGAGGKSADLPNMTASIAYPLPVVGVPVQEKSLPSVVGMPQGAPLVAVDAGKSFNAALSAVQMLSRQHDDLRDRLVEYHDDLQAGVADVSRRLHEEGTPGFRESSE; encoded by the coding sequence ATGAGCGACGACGAACTTCAGACTCTCATCGACGACCTGCGAGCAGAGGCAGAGCGCGACAGGGACCCCGAAGACACCCCCGAAATCGGCATCGTCATGGGGAGCGACTCGGACCTCGACGTGATGGCTGGCTCGGAGGAGGGCCGCCCCGGAGCCTACGACGCGCTGACGCGACTGGGCTTCGAGGAGGTCACCGACTACGACGACCCGCCCGAGGCGCGGTTCACCTTCGAGACGTACGTCGTCTCGGCCCATCGCACGCCCGAGTTGATGTACGTCTACGCCGAGACCGCCGAGGAGCGCGGCCTCGACGTTATCATCGCGGGCGCTGGCGGAAAGTCCGCTGACCTGCCGAACATGACCGCCTCCATCGCGTACCCGCTTCCCGTCGTCGGCGTGCCCGTCCAAGAGAAGTCCCTGCCATCCGTAGTGGGGATGCCACAGGGCGCGCCCCTCGTCGCGGTGGACGCGGGTAAGTCGTTCAACGCGGCGCTGTCGGCGGTCCAGATGCTCTCGCGTCAGCACGACGACCTGCGCGACAGGTTGGTCGAGTACCACGACGACTTGCAGGCGGGCGTCGCGGACGTGTCCCGGCGACTCCACGAGGAGGGCACGCCGGGATTCCGCGAGTCGAGCGAGTAA
- a CDS encoding NADH-quinone oxidoreductase subunit A: MNPWIAIGALALVGLLIPLGMMAVSSLLRPTVPEKGKYATYESGEVPTGGTRIRFNIQYYMVALLFVIFDIETVLIFPWTVIYRSAVSMEGVGLVKTLAPMLLFIGVLVVGLGWAWRNGAVRWVRNPDRSQRSVDR; the protein is encoded by the coding sequence ATGAATCCATGGATAGCTATTGGCGCGTTGGCGCTGGTGGGGCTGTTGATACCGCTCGGGATGATGGCGGTCTCCAGCCTGCTCCGGCCCACCGTGCCCGAGAAAGGTAAATACGCCACCTACGAGAGCGGCGAGGTGCCGACGGGCGGCACGCGAATCCGATTCAACATACAGTACTACATGGTCGCGCTGCTGTTCGTCATCTTCGACATCGAGACCGTCCTCATCTTCCCTTGGACGGTCATCTACAGGAGCGCGGTTTCGATGGAGGGCGTCGGACTGGTGAAGACGCTGGCCCCGATGTTGCTGTTCATCGGTGTTCTCGTCGTCGGTCTCGGCTGGGCGTGGCGTAACGGTGCCGTACGGTGGGTACGCAACCCCGACCGTTCGCAACGGAGCGTGGATAGATAA
- a CDS encoding NADH-quinone oxidoreductase subunit B: MMSNEPRDTIHSSTDPQTKTREARMGEGVDNRFNSKLREAFGSSPFILTKFDKFMNWVRGSSMFMLQFGIACCSIEMMHTYAVKHDLDRFGSGVPRASPRQADVMIVPGTIVSKFAPRMKRVYDQMPEPKFVVNMGSCSISGGPFQEGYNVIKGAEEVIPVDIHVPGCPPRPEALVYGVVKLQERIANGETSPVTVKPYELEQFGDLEQDELIDKLADDIDEDTLVMRYNWADSP; encoded by the coding sequence ATAATGAGTAACGAACCACGGGATACGATTCACAGCAGTACAGACCCACAGACTAAGACCCGCGAAGCCCGGATGGGCGAAGGCGTGGACAACCGGTTCAACTCGAAGCTTCGGGAGGCGTTCGGCTCGTCGCCGTTCATCCTCACCAAGTTCGACAAGTTCATGAACTGGGTGCGGGGCTCGTCGATGTTCATGCTGCAGTTCGGTATCGCCTGTTGCAGCATCGAGATGATGCACACCTACGCGGTCAAGCACGACCTCGACCGATTCGGGTCGGGCGTGCCCCGCGCGTCGCCGCGACAGGCCGACGTGATGATCGTTCCGGGGACCATCGTCTCGAAGTTCGCTCCTCGGATGAAGCGGGTGTACGACCAGATGCCCGAGCCCAAGTTCGTCGTCAACATGGGTTCGTGTTCCATCTCGGGCGGCCCGTTCCAAGAGGGCTACAACGTCATCAAGGGGGCCGAGGAGGTCATCCCGGTGGACATCCACGTCCCCGGTTGCCCGCCCCGGCCCGAGGCGCTCGTCTACGGCGTCGTCAAGCTCCAAGAGCGCATCGCCAACGGCGAGACCAGCCCCGTGACGGTCAAGCCCTACGAACTGGAGCAGTTCGGCGACCTCGAACAGGACGAGCTCATCGACAAGCTCGCGGACGACATCGACGAGGACACCCTCGTCATGCGCTACAACTGGGCTGATTCGCCATGA